In Acropora palmata chromosome 7, jaAcrPala1.3, whole genome shotgun sequence, one genomic interval encodes:
- the LOC141886336 gene encoding eIF-2-alpha kinase GCN2-like, translated as MEETCKERQENELQAIQAIYMDDFQDLREKREDPPKVCLNLTPLQSVVGKEVYARVDLIVQYTKHYPNKSPKLSLSNAKGISNEDVSELQKELQQMAAELVGEVMVLNLAHHVQTFLHTRNKPQLSFYEKMMVNKKEEEERLQAAEQEKRLMEFEAKKEREENEKREIEEVLQRREEAVKESRRRRVITEQNSKTNPSQLSANTNNTDLSQAKESSPLQRKASGNSLALCQHPTASPKKTDAIKVAPARSILRRRRSSECIGDEVSFSGTQVITFKSKSKRVVHAGKCLGQGSSGSRVFSAMDISLGELVVVCEWSLSSQQGGAKRSLLSNDNQQLDSHGGLMKQVCSIEQEIVSGLVNRVSHPNLTHYLAVNVQETVPFVKVQVLVEYVGGGDLSLRLRSGGLPVRELREYTQQLVEAITYLHGKHVVHKDLRLTSCRFDSGGNLRLADYSVGKRYILLKLRQEKNLEVRNRLDNCLYAVKRIPLKPKSVQFTKKITREVQLISRLNHENVVRYYNAWIESSEEQSSSSNSTDTDSASKNKPVEDSLLELNKIEAPSLRPDRQSGLESWWRDGEESSKDGSDSSSSGSQDSVRSPQKSHSTSFFSSKSKSSERIVFDTAKIDESVLQFGDLMDTESEDSEEGEDWQETESDSSLEVKGLQYLYIQMEYCEKSTLRNLIDEGLHQDEECVWRLFREIVEGLAHIHTQGIIIHRDLKPVNLFLDSHGRVKIGDFGLATTHSIMRVGMGTDTPENNDNSQSSKSSASAKESVTGKVGTFLYVAPELGKRGNLRAKYSPKVDLYSLGIIFFEMCFRPLTTSMERVEVLGNLRTERTIFPGEFDQKQLAKQTTVLKWLLKHNPEERPSSQELLQSQYIPPKIEDGQLDEVLEHTLASTNSTRYQRLMKAVFSQHVYPVREVTYDVEFYTRQVFPRTILAQQMVHESVKSVFVRHGALRVRTPLLAPRTKLFEELELAVSLMDHSGALVMLPYDLRIPFARYVARKGVLQMKRFDVGCVYRVNRFLGAHPREIYECVFDIITSTTEDLVPDAEVLLVVAEIIREFPCLDNRDYYIRINHTGLMKSFLSSHCVSDERQSELISILQEPLGEKERNDQISSFVENLQISEHNATALCEFLNFNGPVNKLREHLIATRKRKSWIGQTARQAFSDLEKITSHAKKFVISLPVVVNTSMVYNFQHFSGLIFQFVAADSRKRKRGGVDILAAGGRYDKLIGQFRRVADTSCGVGVSIAIEKIVSALVEDQEAFVPCQYDVFVCSTGSKPLQEESMHIARDLWNAGIKATISYGAILLEEAQEVCKREGIQHMVVLKDLDPGFVRVRSLDRERVSESRVQISELVDHLHGKCSGKPEVAECNAPPSNKCQGTQGSNEPSSIIAPEIKVSFNTQEKMAWNTKRRYESVMVAKIKPLFAQFSSKNAVEVIGVDLPGSVLRNMSAILDLDANKDAFDASVATIEDKIPRHRRYIERVCEEIRELKVIKKVPMVFVYSVKDDIFKTFF; from the exons ATGGAGGAAACGTGTaaagaaagacaagaaaatGAGCTCCAAGCTATTCAAGCAATTTACATGGATGATTTTCAAGACCTGCGTGAGAAG cgtGAAGACCCACCAAaagtttgtttgaatttgACCCCACTCCAAAGTGTTGTAGGTAAAGAAGTTTATGCCAGAGTGGACTTGATTGTGCAGTACACCAAACACTATCCCAATAA GAGCCCAAAGCTGTCTTTGAGCAATGCAAAAGGGATCTCAAATGAGGATGTGAGTGAACTGCAGAAAGAGCTGCAACAAATGGCTGCTGAACTGGTTGGTGAG GTAATGGTTCTGAACCTTGCACACCATGTGCAAACGTTTCTTCACACACGCAACAAACCACAGCTGTCATTCTATGAAAAGATGATGGTGAAcaagaaagaggaagaagagagGCTCCAGGCAGCAGAACAAGAAAAGCGGCTAATGGAGTTTGAGGCCAAAAAGGAAAGAGAGGAAAATGAG AAAAGGGAAATAGAAGAGGTACttcaaagaagagaagaagCAGTGAAAGAAAGCAGGAGACGTAGAGTAATTACA GAACAGAATTCCAAAACTAACCCATCACAACTGAGTGCAAACACCAATAATACAGATCTCAGCCAGGCAAAGGAATCATCACCTCTTCAGAGGAAAGCCTCTGGAAATTCCCTCGCACTTTGTCAACATCCGACAGCTTCGCCCAAGAAAACAGATGCGATAAAAGTAGCTCCCGCAAGGAGTATCTTGAGACGGCGGAGAAGTTCAGAATGTATAGGAGACGAAGTATCGTTCTCGGGGACTCAAGTGATCACTTTCAAATCCAAGAGTAAACGAGTAGTACACGCTGGAAAATGTCTTG GTCAAGGTTCATCCGGGTCACGTGTCTTCAGCGCCATGGATATTTCTCTTGGAGAGCTGGTTGTGGTTTGTGAATGGAGTTTGTCTTCACAGCAGGGTGGAGCCAAGCGCTCTCTTCTCAGCAATGACAATCAACAACTGGACTCGCATGGAGGGCTCATGAAACAG gTTTGCAGTATCGAACAAGAGATTGTGTCTGGTCTTGTCAACAGAGTTAGTCATCCGAATTTAACCCACTACTTAGCTGTGAACGTTCAGGAAACTGTCCCATTTGTTAAAGTTCAG gTTCTCGTTGAGTATGTTGGCGGTGGGGATCTAAGTCTTCGTCTCAGAAGTGGTGGTCTCCCGGTACGAGAGCTACGGGAATACACGCAACAACTCGTGGAAGCGATAACTTATCTGCATGGCAAACATGTTGTGCACAAAGACCTGAGG CTGACAAGTTGTCGCTTCGACTCTGGTGGGAATCTAAGGCTGGCAGACTACAGTGTAGGCAAAAG ATATATCCTCCTAAAGTTACGTCAAGAGAAAAATTTGGAG GTGCGGAACAGGCTGGATAACTGCTTGTACGCTGTCAAGCGCATTCCTCTGAAACCTAAAAGCGTTCAGTTTACCAAGAAAATTACTCGTGAAGTCCAGCTTATCTCCCGTTTAAATCACGAAAATGTTGTCAG ATATTACAACGCGTGGATTGAAAGTTCTGAAGAACAATCCAGCAGTAGTAATTCCACAGATACAGACAGCGCTTCCAAAAATAAACCCGTGGAGGACAGTCTCTTAGAGCTCAACAAAATCGAGGCGCCAAGTTTAAGACCAGACAGACAGAGCGGTCTCGAGTCCTGGTGGAGGGACGGTGAGGAATCGAGCAAAGATGGATCGGATTCATCGTCCAGTGGATCGCAGGATTCTGTTCGCAGTCCACAGAAAAGTCACAGCACATCGTTTTTCAGCAGCAAGTCGAAGTCTTCTGAGAGAATTGTGTTTGATACCGCAAAAATTGACGAATCCGTTCTTCAATTTGGTGATCTTATGGATACAGAG TCAGAAGACTCAGAGGAAGGAGAAGACTGGCAAGAAACTGAAAGCGACTCGAGCTTGGAGGTCAAAGGGCTACAGTATCTGTACATTCAGATGGAATACTGCGAAAAAAGCACGTTGAGGAACCTTATTGACGAGGGCTTGCACCAGGACGAGGAGTGCGTGTGGAGGCTCTTCAGAGAGATAGTTGAAGGACTGGCCCACATTCATACCCAG GGTATCATCATTCATCGAGATCTGAAGCCCGTTAATTTGTTCCTTGACTCCCACGGTCGAGTTAAAATAGGCGACTTTGGCTTAGCAACCACCCACAGTATTATGCGTGTTGGCATGGGAACCGATACACCGGAAAACAATGACAATTCCCAGTCCTCAAAAAGCAGTGCCTCCGCCAAAGAAAGCGTGACGGGTAAAGTTGGTACGTTTCTGTACGTAGCGCCTGAGCTGGGCAAACGAGGCAACTTAAGGGCCAAGTACAGTCCGAAAGTAGATCTTTACAGTttgggcattattttcttcGAGATGTGCTTTCGACCGCTCACGACATCCATGGAAAGGGTTGAAGTCCTTGGCAATTTAAGAACG gaGCGCACAATCTTTCCAGGCGAATTCGATCAAAAACAACTCGCCAAGCAAACCACTGTTCTCAAATGGCTACTAAAACACAACCCCGAGGAACGTCCTTCATCTCAGGAACTCCTGCAAAGTCAATACATTCCACCCAAGATTGAAGACGGCCAGCTCGATGAAGTACTTGAGCACACGCTCGCGTCCACGAACTCCACGCGCTACCAGCGTCTAATGAAAGCTGTGTTCTCGCAACATGTGTACCCCGTTCGTGAGGTAACCTACGATGTTGAGTTTTACACGAGGCAAGTTTTTCCAAGAACGATTCTTGCGCAACAGATGGTTCACGAAAGCGTGAAGTCGGTGTTCGTGCGGCATGGCGCGTTGCGCGTGAGAACACCTTTACTGGCGCCGCGCACGAAGCTTTTTGAAGAATTGGAACTCGCAGTGAGTCTGATGGATCACAGTGGGGCACTTGTCATGCTACCGTACGATTTGAGAATTCCCTTTGCGCGTTACGTTGCACGGAAGGGAGTTCTTCAAATGAAGAGGTTTGATGTTGGCTGTGTATATCGTGTTAACAGATTCCTGGGAGCTCATCCCAGAGAAATTTACGAGTGCGTTTTCGACATCATCACGAGCACAACCGAAGATCTTGTTCCCGACGCCGAAGTCTTACTCGTTGTCGCCGAAATTATCAGGGAATTTCCATGTCTGGACAATCGGGATTATTACATTAGAATCAACCACACTGGTCTCATGAAATCGTTTTTGTCGTCGCATTGCGTCTCAGATGAAAGACAATCCGAGCTGATCTCCATTCTGCAAGAACCTCTGGGCGAAAAAGAGAGAAACGACCAGATCAGTTCGTTTGTTGAGAACTTGCAAATAAGTGAGCATAATGCGACGGCTCTGTGTgagtttttaaatttcaatggGCCCGTCAATAAACTCCGCGAACATTTGATTGCGACGAGGAAGCGAAAATCGTGGATTGGGCAAACTGCCAGACAAGCTTTTTCAGATCTCGAGAAGATCACTTCACATGCTAAAAAATTTGTAATATCTTTGCCAGTTGTCGTAAACACGTCCATGGTTTACAACTTTCAACATTTCTCGGGACTGATTTTCCAGTTTGTAGCCGCTGATAGTCGGAAGCGGAAACGAGGAGGGGTCGATATTCTTGCCGCAGGGGGGAGATATGATAAGCTGATAGGTCAGTTTCGGCGTGTTGCTGACACCTCTTGTGGCGTGGGGGTCAGCATCGCCATCGAGAAAATAGTCTCGGCCCTTGTGGAAGATCAAGAGGCTTTTGTGCCCTGCCAGTACGATGTCTTTGTCTGTTCAACTGGTTCCAAGCCCTTGCAAGAAGAGAGCATGCACATTGCACGTGATTTATGGAATGCAGGTATCAAGGCTACAATTTCGTACGGTGCAATACTTCTGGAAGAGGCGCAGGAAGTTTGCAAAAGGGAAGGAATTCAACACATGGTGGTGCTAAAAGACCTAGATCCTGGTTTTGTTAGG GTTCGATCGCTGGACAGGGAGAGGGTTTCCGAATCGCGTGTCCAAATCTCTGAGCTTGTGGACCACCTTCACGGCAAGTGCTCGGGAAAGCCTGAAGTCGCCGAATGCAATGCGCCCCCTAGCAACAAGTGCCAAGGAACACAGGGCAGCAATGAGCCAAGTTCTATTATTGCGCCAGAGataaaagtttcttttaataCTCAGGAAAAGATGGCTTGGAATACGAAAAGAAGATATGAAAGCGTGATGGTGGCAAAGATTAAACCTCTCTTTGCTCAATTCAGTTCCAAAAACGCAGTAGAAGTGATAGGG GTTGACTTACCTGGCTCCGTGTTGCGCAATATGTCAGCCATCCTTGATCTCGACGCTAACAAAGACGCTTTCGACGCCAGCGTAGCAACAATCGAAGATAAGATTCCGCGACACAGGAGATACATCGAACGTGTTTGCGAAGAAATCAGGGAACTTAAGGTTATAAAGAAAGTACCCATGGTTTTTGTGTACAGCGTGAAAGATGACAtcttcaaaacttttttctaA
- the LOC141885992 gene encoding uncharacterized protein LOC141885992 isoform X1 → MKISDTHQLTLIVYLFAGIWCVSFASECVPPYGYKGCACTYSPKEINNTEFVNLLPLKSNSSSPRFTTEGILEWFYSYSPCGVFNKFINQSQTGYRACVKASVGRWTQESTVREPWR, encoded by the exons ATGAAGATCTCAGATACTCATCAGCTCACCTTGATTGTATATTTATTTGCGGGAATCTGGTGTGTTTCGTTTGCTTCAGAATGTGTTCCTCCTTATGGTTACAAAGGCTGTGCGTGCACGTACTCACCGAAGGAGATTAACAACACAGAATTCGTAAATCTGTTGCCCCTGAAGTCGAATTCTTCCAGTCCAAG GTTTACAACTGAGGGTATCTTAGAATGGTTTTACTCTTACAGCCCTTGTGGAGTGTTTAATAAATTTATCAACCAAAGTCAAACTGGATATAGAGCGTGCGTGAAGGCATCA GTTGGCAGATGGACTCAGGAATCCACTGTGCGAGAGCCTTGGAGATGA